In the Prochlorococcus sp. MIT 1307 genome, one interval contains:
- a CDS encoding dolichol kinase, translating into MLGNANSIVIIIGWICTVLLGAAICRNSFPNQKELSRKIVHIGTGPVIPLAWFLGISAELAIPVAIIITIALIINHRIRLLPALEDVNRQSYGTIAYGISISFLLILLWPDHAAAVTAGVLMMSFGDGLAGLIGRQVNSSNWIIFGQRKSLAGTLTMGLTGIIVLLLIMTFSASVISPLSILLIAGLAMGLEQISPLGIDNLTVPIGVAYGWLWLSN; encoded by the coding sequence GTGTTAGGCAACGCTAACTCAATTGTCATTATTATTGGCTGGATCTGCACAGTTTTATTAGGTGCAGCGATATGTAGAAATTCTTTTCCGAACCAAAAAGAGTTAAGCCGAAAAATAGTCCACATTGGAACTGGTCCTGTTATTCCGCTTGCTTGGTTTCTAGGAATATCAGCAGAATTAGCTATTCCAGTCGCAATTATTATTACCATTGCATTAATTATTAATCACCGAATACGGCTATTACCTGCTCTGGAAGACGTTAATCGTCAAAGTTATGGAACTATTGCTTATGGAATCAGTATTAGCTTTTTACTAATTCTTTTGTGGCCTGATCATGCAGCAGCAGTGACAGCTGGAGTGCTGATGATGTCATTTGGAGACGGCTTAGCAGGTTTAATAGGTCGCCAAGTCAATTCTTCAAATTGGATTATCTTTGGCCAGCGAAAATCACTAGCAGGCACATTGACAATGGGCCTAACAGGAATAATTGTTCTCCTATTAATAATGACATTTAGTGCTTCAGTGATTAGCCCACTATCAATACTCTTAATTGCAGGTTTGGCTATGGGGCTTGAGCAAATTAGCCCATTGGGTATTGACAACTTAACTGTGCCAATTGGAGTGGCCTATGGATGGTTATGGTTGAGTAATTAA